Below is a window of Equus quagga isolate Etosha38 chromosome 1, UCLA_HA_Equagga_1.0, whole genome shotgun sequence DNA.
GTCTACCCAGCTGGGGGCGTTATTTATATTCGTCAACCAGTCTATTCTGGCTGAATCAGGGCGTCAGACTTCCCTGAAGAGCCAGAGGGCAGAAGGGACATCAGAAGGAAACTGAACAAGAAaatcaaggcaaaaaaaaaaaaagactttattttaaaaacagatttatgagattttttctttttgcattcagTACATTGTCATTCAGACATCACAATACTATATACAGATacacaacatttttaaaaagcctatttcTGATGAACATTTCAAAAGAACACTGTTTTGTAATGCGCCTGTGAGAGGGGAGAAGGTGAGCCCACCTGCCCCAGCACCAAGTGGGCCTCGGAGGAAGTGGTAGGCAGCACCTACATGAGCTGGCTAATTGGGGGCGGTTCTGTTGGCCTCCTGGAGGAAAACTGCTTTCCTCTGGACATTCAGTAAAAGCTAAAAGCGAGAGCTTGAGGTCTCTCTCCTTCACTATTGCCGCCACGGAGAAGCGCCTGGAGAGGGACTCTGGGGGTGTCCCACTCTCCATCCCGTTGAAGAGAAGTTTGTCTTCTTAGAAAAAAGTTCTGCTTCTGTACCTGGCCTGATCTCCAACCTTactgcagacagagagagagacagagacagagacagacagacagacggtgGNNNNNNNNNNNNNNNNNNNNNNNNNNNNNNNNNNNNNNNNNNNNNNNNNNNNNNNNNNNNNNNNNNNNNNNNNNNNNNNNNNNNNNNNNNNNNNNNNNNNGTTGACTTAGAGAGCAGGacagaggagggagtgggggcaAAGACGGCTCCCAAGAAATTTAGTTTCTTCGTTAAGTGGTGGGGGGTAGATGGCTTCTGGGCCAATTCCAGCTTTTGTTGAAACAGATAGGAAACAAAGAAGACCTTTGCGCTGTCTGTACTCCAGTCACGATGCCAGATCCCTAataattatcattaatattaatgcgacttttaaaatatgcacagAAAATCTTAACTGGGAAATTTTGCCTAACAAAGGAGTGCGGGAGGGAAAGGGAACAGGAGGAGGAACTGGAAGGAAAGTCTGAGCTCGCCAGGTCCTGCGCTGAGGCCGCACCCTCAGGAGGGTCGTCAACCTGCCTGGGCAAAGGAAGAGGCAAGTATGGGGTCATCTGGGGTTCCCCAACCCTGCTTCGGTCGGAATGACTGGGCTCTTCGTTGCCACTCGGCTTCCTGGCAAGGTGAGGGGTGACGGCGAGGGGGAGTGGAGGCCGGCAGCCTTCCTCGCGCGCAGCCCACCAGGACCCATTTCCAAAGTCCTTGAGGCCGGGTAGGTCCCATCTGCATGGGAGCCGGAGTGAAGATGCGGTGGGGAGTAGGGGAGGCAGAGCGCGCTCTCGGATCCTCTCTGCCTCCCGGCGGCTGCGCGGTTCCTTTCTCTTGTTAACATTAAATATTCGTCTGCACCGGCGAAGCGTCCTTCAGTGGGTTCGGTTATGGTACAAAGCGGCAACATAAATAGACGGGGCGGGTGGCCGGGTAAGCGGTCAGGTGGAGTGGAGATGGGGAGCTTTCGATTTGCTGACCACCTTCTTCTCTTTGACCCGCCGGTTCTGGAACCAGATGGTGACCTGGCGCTCCGAGAGGTTCGTGGTGGCCGAGATGCGCCGGCGCTTCTCTTTGGTGATGAACTTGCTGGCCGCGTACTCCTTCTCTAGCTCCTTCAGCTGCACCTTGGTGTAGGGCACGCGTTTTTTGCGCCCGCGCCGGTAGCTGCTCACCTCGGGCTGGAGGGGAACCACGtctaggggaagagaaaaggcaagACGGGAGCAAGTGAGTCGAGTGGCTGGACCCTGGACTGGGCTGGCGGGCCCGAGGCTACGCGGCTGCTGCGGAGGCGCCAGGTTCCGGCAGAGTCTCAAAGGCGGCGGGCCGGATAGGCCCCAAGTCTCTTGCACCTCTGTTATTAACGAGGCCACGGCTAAGGCGAGGCCATGGTGTATTGCCTCTGGCGCAGACTTTGAAGGAGGGGGGCGCCAAAACTCAGGaattaagataaataatattttaatgcaacttaaaaaaaatcaaaatgagtgCAAAAAAGCCgcgatgaacaaaatatcaaaaacttaaataaaGATGAACGATGGGACCAGtattactgatttttccttttgcgCAGGCTCCCATACGGCTCTGCCCAGCACTCGTTATTAGAATTCTTGTACCCTTAGAAGGGTCCCTCCAAATTTCACTCTGGTCTGTGGGCCTGCAGGATTGCAGGCATTCGGGGAAAATCCCTCCTTCCTGCCGCTGGATCATTTGGGCAACCATCAGCTTTACTTTGTCCCCATTATCAGAGGAAGCTGTTCTGTTGTATGTTTGAGGGAGGGGATGGCAGGCAGGGAGACAGCTTTGGTGGGTGCAGACCACCAAGTGGGGCTTCATGCCTTTGGTGACCCGCTCTGCACTAGGAATCTGAGGCATGCaccaacagaaagaagaaaagggtccAGGTGAAGCCAGCCTGCTTGGGAGCCAATCACTCTAGGAGTCCGATGTTGTGAGCCGCTTAACTACATCCAAGATGGGAGGTCCTGGCCCTGAGATACAGACAATTGGTCTCTGGAAGTAGAGGGTCCGTGCCCCAGGGTCTGCCGAGAGAAGTCACCAGAAGAGCCCTTCCTGGGTTAAAACCAGCTGTACACATAAGTCTTCTATAAAAAGAACTCGATACCCACCCCTGGCTCCCACAAATGTTCACTCACCAAAACAGAGCAAATTCTGCTCCAGgatcctctcctctccattcctccAAGGCTGAAGGAAACTGTCCCCATTCCATGCAGGAACCCTAATCCTAAACCCTTAAAATACCTTGTCATCCCCACCACCACTAGTTCCATTTCTTTACACTCTGAGAATGTCACAGGAACTAAAAACAATATATTTCACTTATGTCCCCCTTTCTACTCCATCCTCACCTCTGTCAATAAAAAGCTCATTGCAACGCTTTCAAGTGGGAGTGGGGGACAGGGAAGATCATCTGAATAATGATTCAcctctcaattttttaaatgtaactgcTCGACTTTTTCAGGCAGAAGCCAATGAGGAGGACTGAATATTTGGGGTTTCCTGTTCGTGCTTACTGTCCTTTGGAAGTGTAGACACAGTGAGGAATGAAGACACAAAGCTTGTCCTGAAATGCTTGTTCTCATGCCACCATCATAAAACCTTCCATACACCCATCCCCATGAGTCTGCTCTCTCCCAGGGTCCCTTGCCCACACAGGGTGGGGAGACATGGGCACAACCAAGTGCGGAGGGAAATAATGTGTTCGGGAGCAACATGGGAGAGACAGGATTCCAAAAGCTTGGTTTGGCTGTCTTCATGAGGACAATTTCTCGGCAAAATTGTTGCATTTGTCACTTTTCTCTGCCTATGTAGGAGTAGgccaaggtttttaaaaatctgaaaaacaaaacaacttcaCTTTACATAGCAGATCCTTTAGGTTAAAAAGGATTTGTTTgtacaagataatttttttttaatctttcagttctcgaatttgttttattcttaaagatgtaactaggggggccggccccatggctgaatggttaagttcgcgtgctccgcttcggtggcccagggtttcaccagttcgaatcctggacgcggacatgacaccgctcatcaggccacgctggggcggcatcccacatgccacagctggagggactcacaactaaaaatacacagctatgtgggggggggggggccttgggagaaaaaggaaaaataaaatcttgttaaaaaaaaagatttaactaGGATTTGGGAAATTGATGATTCTGGCACAAGAGTGAAACAGAGAGGGGGTTTTTTGGATActgtgagactttttttttttttaatgctcagaACATTTTTTCAGGCTTATTTTAGTAAACTGACTTCACAAGACGAGGAATCGGAGGATCAGAATGGGTAAAATAACCTAAGCAACACAGCCACATTTTAAACCTAGATTTTCTGACTCAACATAAAGACACAGTAAGTTCTAAAATGGAAACAGGCCGCCTGGTACAATCCAGCTTTAGAATCTCTCCTGTCTCCTGCAGAGTAGGATGCGATAAAATTAGGTTTTGGTTCCTGAATCAACCAGACAGTTGTCCCTGATTTTTTACCTCACTTTCTGGAAATGCTCACAATCCTCTACCCAAGTTTGTGTCCCCTAGACCCCAAGTCTAAATTTCCAATGAGGTTTAATCAACACAACCCTAAAAAAtcggttaaaaaaaaagataactggtCTAAACTGGTAATTTTTCTCTATAGGATGCCACGGATTGATTTGGCCAAGTTTTTCATGGATCAGACCAAACTGTTGGTTGCTTCAGCCTCCTGAGGAAATGCCTTTAGTCTCGCCTTTTTAAAGAAGATCCCTTTCATTGTCTGCTGTCTCCGTCTGGAAAGGAAGTGGGATCTACTGATGTGGAAACATCTGGAAGCATAGACCATGAGTTGTGTCTATACCCCTTAAAATAAGTAAGGGACTTGGCTATTAATTTTACAGTCAGCCCTTCCCTAATTTCCctcccacacacgcacacacacaccggcgtgcacacacacacaaaccacttCATACCTGGGAACCTAGTAGACACCTTTGAGGAGCGGATACACGTCAGGTGAATGCTCCACCATAGCTTTCTCCTGGGGTTCTGTGTACAGGTTCCTACGACCCACTTGCTCTTGACCACCTACTGCCACAACAAGGCGCTGGGCCCTGAAGAGGACCTCAGCCAGCTAGAAATTCTAGTTGCTCTTCTCGAAAACAATCCAAAGGCTTGTTACTAGGGACTTCCAGTTTGGCCCAAAGAATctactatttctttctctctattgCTCTTTCCTCCAATCctatctgtctctgtctgtctatctctgtttctctctgtctctccctgtctctacACCCCTCTACGGtctctctgattctctcttggaatttctgcctctctctgtcaaaaaaaaatgtgtctacaTTCAccataggaagaaaaaaaaacaaaacagagcaacaAACCAAGGGTCTGTATAATTAGGGGAAGGAAGAAGCCACAACACACCTTGGTCCTAATTATCTGGATCTTTCTGAACAATTGCCTCCATCTCTCACACCAGCCCAGACTACCACAGATGAGGTTTCTCAGAGCCAGAGGCACTGAAGAGAGACAGTGGTGTTTATGCCTAGATGCTGCTGAACAAACCACAATTGCATAGACAGAGTTATCTGGAAATCTCACTGCTTCTAAAAGATCTCAGTGTGGGTAGAAAGATGAAGGCTGTCTgaagataatttctttttcttctgccttttgccTGGACCTCTGCACTCACTGAGATAGAGCAGCCCGATTCTATTTCCATGCCAGGAGTGTGTGAGCACATAGCTGCTGAGACACACTGGATTTATATCCATTTCCATGCTGTAATTTGCAAATGTATTAAATCTCTGTTGGACtgtacttttttttatttcaaaggtaTTTTTCTCTAGGAGGCTATGatcaaaaagtgtttatttttagcTAGTTTTTTTCTGGAAATCTTTAAGATGTTTATTTTGCTCAAAGATCTTGCTGAGCTTCTCGCCAGCCAATCTCTCCCCCCCACCTACTCCACATGCATACACACCGATGCCAGAGTAGctccctgtcttccttttttcacACTAAACCCGTTGCCCATTGCTCTAGACCTGTGCCCTTGCCCACAGTGGGCCTGGTGAGCATCTGCCCCCCTGCTCTTCGGCCCCTTGGCATGGCCTATCAGGCTCCCTCTGCTCCCGGAATTCCTGCTGGTCCCACATCTCCTAAGGAGCTTTCCATTTGGCTGAGATCGAGAATCAAAGGGCCATCTCTCTACAGTACATTATTGTATACCTACATGTGAATTGCCTGTCTTCTAGAAATGTAGTATTATATGTTTCATATTAGTTAGTtaataagagaaataatattatataaaaatatgaaagccaGCAGAATAGGTAATGCATGATGCCAAGCACTAAAATTCTATCATCCTTAAGTCTTCCGTCAGTCAGAAATGGGGTGCCTAGTGTGGATCCCACCCTGGTATTCAGTTGTGTTATAGGAAGTAATCTCAGAATAATCACAAGAATGGTATTTGCTACACCTTCTAACATCATTCAGTGatttttctccatcctccctTGTCCCAATCCCGGATGCAGAGGAATTTCAGGCCCATCCTTAGGAGGTCTTCAGGCCTGTACTTCCCAATGAACACGTCCTTGGGCCCTCATGTAGAGCTCGGGGACCCTCTGGGCAGTATAGGGAGACATCTATGGCTGCTCTGGGCCCCCCAGGATCCCTGTAGGCAACAGAAGGGAGCCAGTCAGCCCTCTCCCACTGAGCTGTGCTTTCAGTCAGAGCAGACTCAAGCTCCACATTCGCTAGACCCAGAATCCTGATTTCTCAGCACAGTGATGAATCCAAAGCTTCTGGTGGGGTTTTGAGAAACCAGGGGCTGGTCTTCCCCCACCCTGGAGAGTGGCAGGTTGCAGGGTCCCCTCCTGTTCAAAGATAGCCTCAActggagagggagcaggaatCAGTGAATTCCGCCCCCATACACAGCCGGATCACACCAAGGGGtccccagcctgggcctggaCCCCAGATCCCTCCAGAACAGGTCTTCCTCCCCTTGCCTCTCACCCTCACTCCCCTTTTTCTGTGTCAGGCACAGAtaattgccccccccccccccccacacacacacatttggggAATTTGGCAGTGGAAACATCCTTAGTCTTTGAGCTCAGTATACCAGAGGCAAAGACAATTTTATATCCCAGGAGAGGGGTGCAAACTCCCTTCCTTCCACACCCTCTGGAGAGACTTTAGTTCTAATAATCAGGAAATTTGTCGccgaatttttaaaataaaccaaggAAAGAAACATCCTACATTTCTGTAGACGCCGCCAAATTcgatctctatttttttaaaaaaactgtttagTGACTCAACTTTGGAAATCCAGGCAAAGAAAATGTTTAGGGgttcttatttttccctctagTTATTCTGTGGGTTGAGGGTTTCGTCCTGGTGGTTGTGGATTCCAAGGCACCCgaggcccaccccacccccactcctggcCGGAAGCGGGCTTCGGGGGGCCAAGCGCCGCGCGGGACATTGGAGccgctggaggaggaggaggcgagcTCCAAGCCGGCGGCCCCCGGCGTTCGGGCGCCTGTGATTGCTTCATTTTCGGCCGGCAGCTCCGGGGAACGTGTCGGAGCAGATTTCTTCCCCGGCGCATTCCTCAGCGCAGCTTGCCCGGCCGGCTCCATCGGCAGCCCAGCAGAGCCGGCGCGCCGGGGCCAGACGGCGGGGGTGGCTGGGGCGCGGAGCCCCGGGGCAGGCAGGGCGGGGAGGGgtccccggcggcggcggcggcggcggcgctcgGTCTCTTCCTTACCTGGAAAGGGAGACTTCCAGAGGTGGGCGGACTGCGACTGCTCCTTGGAGCAGTACACCTGACTGTCCCAGCCGTTGGAGAGAGCCCAGTGCTGGTAGCCTTCGACGGGGATGAGCGCGTCGTGACGCGGCTCTGGGTGCCCGCTGATCCCAGGCACCACCGACACGTCCAGGTAGCCGGGCATCGCCTGGTAGGAGCTGGCGAAGCTGGGATAGAAGGCGAACTCCTTGGCCCTGGAAGACAGGTCGTCACCCGGCAGGGCGCCAGACGGCTCCGGGTACTTATCGCCGGGGTGGTAGGCGCAAGGCTTTTGCTGCAGGTTCACGTTGTGCGACAGGCGGCAGCCGTAATAGCTGCCACCGAACGGATAGCCATAGCCCAGGGTGGCGCTGGACGAGGTGGGGGGAGCCGGCGCCGGGGCGCACTGGCGTGCTGCCTCCGGGGTTGGGATGTCCGTGTAGACGGAGCCTTGAGGGGCGCCCAGGGGAGCCGGCGGGCGGCCCAGCACGG
It encodes the following:
- the HOXC13 gene encoding homeobox protein Hox-C13, whose product is MTTSLLLHPRWPESLMYVYEDSAAESGSGGGGGGGGGGGGGGAGAAGGGCSGASPGKAQSMDGLGSSCPASHCRDLLPHPVLGRPPAPLGAPQGSVYTDIPTPEAARQCAPAPAPPTSSSATLGYGYPFGGSYYGCRLSHNVNLQQKPCAYHPGDKYPEPSGALPGDDLSSRAKEFAFYPSFASSYQAMPGYLDVSVVPGISGHPEPRHDALIPVEGYQHWALSNGWDSQVYCSKEQSQSAHLWKSPFPDVVPLQPEVSSYRRGRKKRVPYTKVQLKELEKEYAASKFITKEKRRRISATTNLSERQVTIWFQNRRVKEKKVVSKSKAPHLHST